The Apium graveolens cultivar Ventura chromosome 10, ASM990537v1, whole genome shotgun sequence nucleotide sequence AAGAAGAAACAGTTGACAACAGCTCAAGTGTATATAGCTTTCATAGTTAAATACATCTTGGCTTTTATTTAATAACTGTTAGTGATATTGCTTCTTGTCTGCTTGCTTGCTGATGTTTCCCTTTCCCTTGTTATTTCGTTGGGGAGAGGATGCCAACATCTTTCACTTGCCCTTTCTATGTACTACCCTTAGTTACCCATACTCTTCATTTTGTTTTGAGTATCCGTGTCGGACACTCGACACTCGAACATGGGTATGGACACTTATTTTAAGCCAAAAACATGTAAATTTTTCGGAATATTGCCGGGTCCGACACTTGGACCCGAACCCGTGTCCGACACCCATACCCGAGTCCGGGTAACATAGGTACGACCTTATATTTGTGTTGCATATGCTATGTGTTGCATCGGCTACGTTCCTATCATAAGCTTCTTTCCTATATTTTAACCATTATAGTGGTTCAAAATTACACTGGAATATATATATAGGTAAATGATCAAATAAAAACCACCtttaaaatagaaactagaaacctaTCTCAGCCACTCATTATTTTAAATCTTATAAATTTTCAGCAACCTAACCTAATACGTACATGTGTCTACTCTTTCTTAAATTATTAACATTATCTCTCCTCCTTCATCTTTCTAAACCTCTAAACCTCTGCCCATTTTTTCATTAACTAAATTCTTCGATGATCCCATCGCCGAATAATATACATCTCTCTCTCCAGCTAGATCTATACTTGTTTTCTCCATCATCACTCTCTTTACTCGCTATTCCAGATCTAAAATTATTTTCTCTATCTATTTTGCCTTCCGTACcttattcttcttttaaaataaaCACATTTATCATTGATTTTTCTAATATCAATAATGAGAAGTAATGAATGGAGTCAGTGATTTCTATCGAAGATGATGGTATTGCATATGGTGATGATAGCGATGTGGAATACATCAGATTTATAGTATAGTCGATGGTCGGAGTAGATCTGAAATGTATGATGATATTCAAACATATGGTAATTTAATGGTGGATATACATGCATCGGTATTTAGTGGTTTTTGTGATATAAATTAGtgattttattatatagattagTGATTTTGGCTAGATGAATTAGCGAATTTAGCGTGAATCCAGTATTTCACTGATTTGTGTAATATAAAATAGTAATTTTAGTATAATCTTAGAAGTGTTGGTGAATTTCATGTATAAGTCATTGATTTATCGGTAAAGTTTAGTGATTTTGCATATAATAATGACAAATCAATGATTGATTATGGAGTAGTAGGTGATTTATTTTGTGTGTATAATTTGTGTGTATCGTGTCATGACTCGTGTCTATTAATAAAAAAGGACGGTGCTGAGTTTTTTATAAAGAGGAAAAAAGGGGAGACCGGGTATATTAATGAAAGGAAACAGACAACAGGGTGTTTGACGGAAGTGGGCTGAATTGGTTTCTAGTTTTTAGATTAAGTTGGTTTATATTGGAGTAGgctcctatatatatatatataacataggTTGTCAACATTTTGTTACACTTTTATCAAACATATGGAGTTTTGATGTTCATGTCCCTATAATTCATAGAACTTAGCTCAGAAGATTGTATAGATTCTTATTGAGTTAATTGCACTTTGCAACCCCACCTttcatttaaaatcaaaataGTATACCTATTTTGTAAAACACAGTTTGCAACCCTTAACTTTTAATATTAACTTCAACATGCATCCCTTCCGGTTATAAAATTGAAATTAATATGTtaatattaataactaaaattttaaatcaataaaaatatttattttaatgcaTATTTTACATGAAAAAAGATTATACCCCACCCGTTCTTTACATTGGTGATGGAAAATCAGTACGCATTTTAAAATTTCCGTAAAGTATGGTTCactaaataattttaattttatagaaaaagaaaattctaaaaataaattataaaatatattttatagtagCCTTAATGCGTGCCAAGAGGAAAAAGTAAGTAAAAAATCAGGAAGTAGCTATTTTCCATTAGTAATGCTCTAAATTAATCATAATgctaaatacttaaaatatatttattaagcaaaatatatgtttttatatataatcataaagtttctaaatacatttatattttaaaaattatactgagtaaaatataaaataattgatattaatattatttttataaattgagattctaatttttagtttaatttaaatataattattatttaaatattttgctgaatttcaattttactcttcaaaatataaatatttttaaaaaaatggttAAAGGGATGTATATTGTATTTGATGTCGAAAGTTAGGGGTTGCAAACTGTATTTTTGAAAGTAAGTATATAGTTTTGTTATTGAATGAAAGGCAGGGTTGCAAAATGCAATTAACTCATTCTTATTTATAGCAGTATTTAGATTGTGAGGTGTGCTATTCTCCATGATACGTGTTTGTTCATGGAGTGCTCTTATGCTTAATTAACTATTTATTCTTCAGATTTTGGCTGAAGACAATGATTTTCTTCAATATCTCGGGAAGGCCATGAAATGTAAACCTGAGGAGTTTCTTAAGGAAGTCTGTAGGATAATTTCAGAGATAGCTTCTGCTCAGGACGGAACATTCATAGAAGTAGGTTTCTATTTCAATGCATTTTTCTTATAAATTACAAGTCATCCTTGCTGCATTATCTAATGTCATGTGTAAATTACATGTCAATTTTATTGTGTTTAATTAGTTGCAACTACCTAATCTTGTAACTAATATTTACAGGCTCTGGAGGAAGCCGGCTTGATAGATAACCTCTGCAGCCTACTTGAAGGGGCTAAGTTTGATGTGAAGTTGGAGGCAGCGTGTGCAATTTTTAACTGCATTAAGGCTCGTTGATAAATTTGAACAGATTTAAGATCACCATATTGGAATCTTATAGTACAACGTTATGTGTACTGTAAACTGTTTGAACAGATTAAAGATCATAATATTGTAATCTTACACTGCAATGTTTTTACATTACAACTTTGTCTTATATAGGCGTGGTGAAGATATTCCCCTCGTGTTTTAACGGTTTTATTTGAGATCAATTTTCTGTGATTTTGGATCTTTGGTATAATTACTGGATTGTTtaattttgtgaaataaaatttACAATATACAGGGTATCCTTGGTTAGATTTTCTTTGAATAAAATGTTACTTTTGTCACAACTATACAGATGTATCTTTTTGCCCTTTTCTTTTCcattattttggaatttttgcTTGGTTATATCGGTTTCTTGGCATAGATTTGGGCTTAAGTTTGTCGATTTTTCTCTTCAAACAAATTGTCTTATGCTGATCCGGGACTGGAACTGTGGCATATCATATAATTTTGCCACCTGTTTGAAAAATAGGTGTTATATCTAGGCCAATGCATGATATACTTTACAAACTAGAGGATTGTCGTAGCCCCCAAAAACTAAAGAAAAGCGCAGTCATATGAGAACAATTTATTCCCACCAGGTACCAGTTCCAATCCTGAAAAACTTAATATGAAATAGCCATGATTAAAAGACTTACTGTATTAAACCAACACAACAGAGACTCTATGAAATGGCATGATTAAAAGACTTGCTGTATTTTCCAAGGATAAATTATCAGTAGAATATGACAGAGCTGTCACACAGGGAATATGTTTGATCATCTTCTAAAGCTTGATTACAGATACTTCAGAACAATTAATGCAACCTGCAGTAGAAAAATTATCTTCTAATTACAAGTATGTTTGTTTTTTCTTTTCAGCTTAGCAGTGTACACAAAACCAATGCCACCTGCAGTTTCTAACTCCTATATCAATCTGTATTATCATTTGTCACAACATTTTCCCATATAGGTCAGGGTCTGGACTGACTATAAGCTCAGGCGGATGAGTTCAGAAATCAGGGTATCACCATCTCTTTAAAATAAATGGTCATCTTGGATGAAACAAGGAAATTTCTGTATATCATTCTCTGGAATTACTCTAACTTTTTCAAGCTTGTCTTTCCAGAACTTTTTTAAGAGCTAATGGAAGACTGCCATCATGAGTTATAAAGCTTAGGGAGAGCTCCTTGAAACTCTCAGGCTACACTGACTTTTTGAAAGAATGATAGCTAAAGAGCTCTAGTGAATCAGTATTCCCCAGTTCACTCACCAAGTATAAATCGACGTGTGATGTATCAACATTCAAATGACTTAGCAGGTCTGCATCTCTTGTTGTAATAAGAATTTTACTTCCAGCTGAAAACAAGTTGCAAATCCATACTAGGAATCCTGGATAGCTTATTTGGTCCAGACCATCGAGAACAATCATGGACCTTATTATCCTTCCATCTGAGAAAATCGACTAAGAGTTGTTAAAGTAGAGAAAGTAGAGGATTATCTCTTTGTGAATGTTGTTTTACGTTATCAATAAAACAACTGATATCAAATTTTTTGGAAAATTTGCTGTAAAGCTTTAGCAGTTGTAGTTTTCCCAATTCCACCCATCCCACATATCCCAATAGCACCGACATCATTGGATTCCATGCTTAATTTTATATATCTCTTCAAGAGCATAATTTATCCCAGGTAGATGTTCCTCAAGGTTTATCAATTTTTGTAGTCGCTTGTGGTGCTAACTTCTCCACAAAATTTTGTATAGTGTTCGATTTATTTCTGTTAATTTTTAATCAAACCTGAGAATACATTAGATAATTGAACATAAAGAACTGTAATTCTATCAGTTTAAATATAAGTTATATACATATTATATCCATTAATTATCTGACCCATCCTACACATCACAAAAAAACTGAAGAGAATTGGCCATGTCTTGGATGTGTGCAAAACATAGGAAAAACAAGGAAAACTCACACTATAATTGGAAAAAGAACTCATACTTTTTTACACTATAGTTTTAAACAGACTTACTCATTTGCATTTTTTTGGAGACGGTATCCTTTAACAGATTTTCACTTCTCCATGACATCATCAGAGTGAAGGCTCATTTGACTTTGCAGAGCTTCCCCAGAACTTCCTTTCCTTTGTTTTGTCGTACTTCTGGTGGATCAACATAGTAAAATACAGGAATTACCATCTGACCGTTTATTCTCTTGCAACTAATTCCTGCTTTGTAGAGATGTGAAATGAAGTTTCCGCGAGTGACCTTACCATAGATGTAAAATGAAGTTTCCGCGAGTGACCTTATCATAGAAGAAGCTTAAGAGAACATTCCATCCGGGTGAAGTTAATTGATTACTTCTGGTATCCATGGAAGAATGATAGTGCTTTTCAACTGAAAGTGGAGAACAATTTTTAACTGAAATTGGAGGAATCCTATCTTTCTACAATTTTCTACTTACCCCCATCGATACTTCATTTAAGGTCAGGCCTACTTAAGAATAATAGTGACCCTGTAAGTTCATCCGAAAATTCCCTGAATTTGCAGTAATGGCAAAACAAATACAGATGTATTATGACCTTAATAATCTCGTTTAGAAACTACAGTTCATTGAGGTGTTTGTGTTTTCTATAACCTGCCAATTAGAAAGTGAAAGCAGACATAAATGACAAAACATGCATGACTTTAATTAACTTATGACTTATACACCATACATGGAGGTGGAATACGTTTGAAATATAAACCAACACAACAGATACTCTATGAAATGACAGAAAAGATGAATTGAATTTCGAAAGGTGCTCAAGAGAGGTTAATAATCATTGCCATGTATAAACAATGGCCTGATTCCTTAATGTCCGTCAATAAATATATGCAGCACTAAATGGATCAATGGATGATCGACTGTAGACATTCACgtcaaaaataaaattataaaatcaatacAATTATTGGTGATGCGAGTACAACTTAAAATTTCCAGGTAAGAACAACTCTTGTGGCCTTACTGCAGGTTTCGAAAAAAGAAATACATTGAAAGAGTTACTCCTAAAAAACTAACATATCAAACTAAAACCAAATCCCATATAACATATCAGTTAATCCCAGTGTTCCCAACCTAAGCAATCAAGTAGCCTTTGACTGCCAGTCCAACCTAAGGACTTAAGTAACCTGCTAAAAGTAAACTCAGGTGGCTTTTTGGGCGTCTCCTCCACAATGGCCTTCCTACCGCTGCTGATCTCCAGTGACTTTGTGTATGCAACGGCTCCATTCCATGGAGAAACACTAGACTTGGTGTATAATTATAGCCACTTACAAACTCCTGGTGACCATAGCCTATAACCTTCATCCTTTTTGTTTTGGGATCATACAACATATTGGCATTGTTAAAGACAATCTCACCACCATATTTGAAACACTGTGAAATTTATCTGTACCACAATGAATTGGTCCTAAAGTGTAAGTCTTGCTCCAAACACCACATTCCTCGTCTAGATGAAGTACATCAACCAATGTCGTTGAGTCTAGATCAGAGCACACCATTATAGCACAGACATGTCGAATTGCACTATAATAGAAAGTTTAGCCCAATATGTATTAATAGAAAGTTTTAAGACCATTGATAAAGTGCACAGACATATTGTAAGAATTGCACTATAATTTACCTTTTCTTGACATATTGAAGAGTTGGTCATAGTGGGCTGTGAGAGCAAGTCCAATGGTAGATGCAAAATGGCTATAGCTATTGCTATAATTTGGAATCAAAAAGTGTTTTTTTGGTGCTAAAATAAAAGTTGTCCTCCAATGCTAGTTCAATAACTAGtttcaaattttaataaatattttaacttctacttaatttaatattattttgatacTTTAAGTTGTGcaagataataattatttaatttttccCCTCCATTTGTAGTAATAGATGATGTGGCAAGGATGCATATATGCATCCTTGGTTTAAAATATAGAACCAAAGATGCATATGTGCATATTTGCATCTAAGTATGACACTCTTTAGAGTTGAGTAGTTTAGCCCAATATGTATTAATGGAAAGTTTTAAGACCATTGATATTGATAGAGTGCACAGCCATATTGTAAGAATTGCACTATAATTTACCTTTTCTTGACATAGAGAAGAGTGCTTGGAAAAGTGGAGATACAGTACTCATGGAAATAGCATGAACAAGTGTTTAATATCTTTTGATCATGTTGCATATTTCTTTTAGTTTTTTGTGTGCTGTATCACCAAGTGTAAACCCCTTTTTAAATAGTAATTAATTTTGGTTTCATCAATTTTTGGTATCACCAACTTTTAGTTTCTCTTTGTGTATATCTCACAATTCTAGTTTTTTATATTTTGTAGGTCTTTTAATTCTACTAAAATTTTTGGTTACCCCTTTATTCAAGTACGTTAATGTCTTATTATTCTATTAAATGTGATTTTAATTTTGTTATATTATACTCTctctattttattttatatgtcGAGTTTGACTTTTTTGCACCCTTTGACCACatagataaaataataatttttaaaattttctttttctaaattaaagttttagttatatatttttattcacaaaaagaaaaaaattaaaaattaatattctAATTATACGGTCAAAGCACAAATGTGTGCACAAAAATGAAATGTCATATAATAACACATGTCTTATGATTATATTGTGTTTGGTTTTACTTTGGTATCAGCCTTTTGGCTTTAATCTTTGTATTAATTCAATAGATTAGCTGTATTAGCCTTTTGGCTTTAATTTTAGAATTACATTTTTTAATTATACTTCTTTTAATTATACTTCTTGAATTGTAAGCAACCCGGCCATCCTAATTCcattttacaaatatatataaTGTAACATACTCctatttgaaaatatattatttttagccGTTTTGATTTAGTATAATTAGTAGAATTTTATTTTAATTGTACTTCTTGATTTCAAAGTATCACCAATATATTCTTCTTTAATTTCCATAtgatttataatattatatatattattttatctgtttttataattacaattattatattgattttcACTCAGTAATCTTATTTCGCATATGActcaatatttatattttaatgaaataataaaaattttaaaattgcaTTATAGTTATAAtctttttatttattataattaataacctttattaataagtgAAATACTCTTTTAAGTGGTTCTTTGGTTTCATTTCTTTCTAAAAAACCTCAACTTTTGGTTTCACCActtttgaattttattataactCTGAATGTGTAATTTTAAGTATTCTTTTACTTTATTTGACTTATAATATTATACGTATTATTTTACCCATTTTTAATTGCAATTCTTATAATGATTTCAACTCAATAATCCTATAtcatattttaatgaaataataaaatatttgaaattgtataatagttatcatctttttattataattataacaCAAATATCTTATCTCTATTAATAAGCGaaactcttttttttttaaatgGTCCCAAATTTGATATAACCTTAGTTTTATTTGACCCATATTTTAGTTTCACTCCAATCATCCTATTTTTAATACAActctatattattttatttttaatgaaatataactaaattgttgaaattatattttaattattccTATTTTTATTTCAGCTCGATAATCCTATTTCTGATATGACTTTTTATAACTCTATaatatttttaatgaaataataaaatcATTGATATTATCATAATCTTTTTCATTATAATTCTAATGCAAATAATGGATTTATCACAtgtatattataattttttgcttttcttaaaataattttaaataaaagaataaaaTTAACAATAAGTTTAATTCCTGATTTGTTCTCACCTTTATTTCACCTCTAGATTCTTGTATATTGTACAGTTGTAAATTGTTTTTCAATAAATTAATAtgattattaaaaatatattgtaattgtaattttttaaataatagaCATGTTTGAACTGTAATATGCGTACTAATATTTTGTACCTTAATACAAAAATGCAATAAAACAGAAACCAACTTTTATAAATCTTCCTTCTTGAGCAGCTGCTATTTCTGAAATTATCCGACAGACTTCCTTAAGAAACTCCTCTGGTTTACATGTCATGGTCTTCCCGAGATATAGAAGAAAATTACGGTCTTTAGCCAAAATCTGAATTTGACACCCTGAAATAGGATTTTATTCTCGCAGTGCTTAATAAAATCAAGGTGCCTAACATTATGATTTCTTGGATCAGGGCGTGCATCTGCACCCCACGGTTTTCAGTCAAGATAAATGGGATAGTGCATGGTTATTTCAAAGGTTCTGTGGGCGTTCGCCAGGGTGACCCTGTGTCACCTTACATTTTCTCCCTTTGTATGAATATTTTATCCAGCCTGCTTGCTAAGGTCCCTATGCACTACAAATTTCATTGGAGGTGCAAGGAGATGGGTATTACGCATCTCTTTTTTGCGGATGATGTTTTATTCTTTGCTAATGGATCAAGGGACTCTCTGTTGCACATTATGCGCAATCTGGCCATTTTTTCGGACTGGAGTGGTTTGAAACCTAGTATCCACAAAAGCACCTCCTTCCTTAGTAATTGTGCCCCGAATTTTTGCCAATGGTTTGGTGAAAATTTTTCTATTCCTAGCGGAGATCTTCCTGTCAAATCTTGGGGGTGCCACTTATCTCATCTCAACTAAGTATTAACGATTGTATTCCTCTTATTGACAGGATTACTGGTAAACTTAATTCCTGGGCCAATTTACTTCTTTCGTTGGTAGGAAGAGCCATGCTTATAAAGTCCATTATCCATGCAGTTCAATCTTTTTGGAGTAATCATTTCTTATTGCCTACGGCTGTGCACTACAACATCCAATCTCTCTTGACAAAGTTCTTGTGGAAAGGAAATATTTATCATAAAGGTGGTGCAAAGGTGGCTTGGAATTCGGTTTGTTTGCCCAAAGCTGAAAGGGGCCTTGGGTTCAAAGATATGGTTCAGTGGAATCAAGCTCAAATAATCCATCACCTCATTAGAGTGGTCATAAAATCTAGGACCCTTTGGGCAACATGGGTTAACAAAATTGTTCTAAAGAATAAGCACTTCTGGATTTTAGAAATCCCCACGGATTGCTCTTGGATATGGAAAAAGGTTTTGAGACTGCGATACAAAGCTTTACAGTTCATATCTTATCACATTGTGGAAGGGGACTCAATTTCTCTGTGGTTTGAACCTTGGTGGCACAACTGTTGTTTAGCAAAATCAAATTCCTCTCCAATCATTAGCCAGTGCATGCTCACAGCCAATGCTACGGTGGCTTCAATCATTTCTTCTGGCACTTGGTGTTTACCTAACATTAACCCTAGAACGCATCACAGGGATCCTGTTCTTGACACCTGGATGGAGGGACGTCATTTTCCTCAAATTTCCTCTCGAGGAAGGGACCACATTTTATGGGATGGTTTTGACTGTGCAAAAATCAAAACCTGGCATATCTGGAACTCCATTCGCAACCATGGAGTCACCCCTGTTTGGCATAAAGCAGTGTGGAATAAAATTTGCATCCAGAGATACACTCACCATCAATGGTTAACTTGTTGGGGCCGTTTGAGTACTCTAAGCAGACTGAACAGATTTGGCATAATTACTACCCAGCAATGCTACTTATGCATTCTCGGAAGGGAAACCACTACACATCTGTTCATGCATTGTTCCTACAGCAGATGGGTGCTAAACCGATTATTCTCAACCCTTGATATCTCAGTCAGTTGTGACACTTGGGTGAACTTTTTGGTAAGCCTCACTGCTATGGAAGACCAGGAGCGAGGAACCTTGGCTCTGTGTTTTGCCCAGGTCTATTGCTACCACATTTGGAGAGAAAGAAATGCCCGCGCACATGGGAAAGGTGTCTTTGGCCCATACAAGCTTCTTAAAGGCATTATTGTTGATATTAAAGCAAGACTTATTTCTTCTAAATAATACCAGTCCATTGTTTGTGTTAGGCCAGACTTGGATACTTCTGTTTTTCTCAGTTTGTAGTAGCTTAGTGTTTTTCCTCTATTTGCTTTCTATCTCCA carries:
- the LOC141692125 gene encoding uncharacterized protein LOC141692125, with protein sequence MISWIRACICTPRFSVKINGIVHGYFKGSVGVRQGDPVSPYIFSLCMNILSSLLAKVPMHYKFHWRCKEMGITHLFFADDVLFFANGSRDSLLHIMRNLAIFSDWSGLKPSIHKSTSFLSNCAPNFCQWITGKLNSWANLLLSLVGRAMLIKSIIHAVQSFWSNHFLLPTAVHYNIQSLLTKFLWKGNIYHKGGAKVAWNSVCLPKAERGLGFKDMVQWNQAQIIHHLIRVVIKSRTLWATWVNKIVLKNKHFWILEIPTDCSWIWKKVLRLRYKALQFISYHIVEGDSISLWFEPWWHNCCLAKSNSSPIISQCMLTANATVASIISSGTWCLPNINPRTHHRDPVLDTWMEGRHFPQISSRGRDHILWDGFDCAKIKTWHIWNSIRNHGVTPVWHKAVWNKICIQRYTHHQWLTCWGRLSTLSRLNRFGIITTQQCYLCILGRETTTHLFMHCSYSRWVLNRLFSTLDISVSCDTWVNFLVSLTAMEDQERGTLALCFAQVYCYHIWRERNARAHGKGVFGPYKLLKGIIVDIKARLISSK